In a single window of the Micromonospora sp. WMMD1155 genome:
- a CDS encoding aldo/keto reductase: MRLRDGSADGTDRDPVAVVHAALDAGITMVDTADAYQNEELVGRAIRGRRDEVLLASKFGLVWRDELAGGFDVRADPSYVRQASEASLRRLGVDVIDLYYLHHRSEKVPIEETVEAMAELVDQGKVRALGLSNVTADDLRRAHAVHPIAALQEQWSLVQRDIEQELLPAVADLGVVVVAHSPNGHGLLHQPPSAAGEQVASGLRAALGEIASRHDTTSGQVALAWVHHRQQAHGVPVIPIPGTTSVRHLRSNVAAADLSLSHDDLRRLDALRAAS, translated from the coding sequence ATGAGGTTGCGCGATGGATCCGCCGACGGCACTGACCGCGACCCGGTGGCGGTGGTCCACGCCGCCCTTGATGCGGGCATCACGATGGTGGACACCGCAGATGCCTACCAGAATGAAGAGCTGGTCGGCCGGGCAATCCGAGGGCGCCGTGATGAGGTGCTGCTGGCCAGCAAGTTCGGGTTGGTATGGCGAGATGAGCTCGCCGGCGGCTTCGACGTACGGGCTGACCCGTCGTACGTGCGGCAGGCGAGCGAGGCGAGCCTGCGACGGCTCGGTGTCGACGTGATCGACCTCTACTACCTGCACCATCGCAGTGAAAAGGTCCCGATCGAGGAAACCGTCGAAGCCATGGCCGAACTGGTCGATCAGGGGAAGGTGCGCGCTCTTGGCCTGTCCAACGTGACGGCGGACGACCTACGCCGCGCACACGCCGTTCACCCGATCGCGGCGCTACAAGAGCAGTGGTCACTGGTGCAGCGCGACATCGAGCAGGAGCTGCTGCCTGCCGTGGCCGACCTCGGAGTGGTCGTCGTGGCCCACTCCCCGAACGGTCATGGACTCCTCCACCAGCCTCCGAGCGCAGCCGGCGAGCAAGTAGCGAGCGGCCTACGCGCCGCATTGGGCGAGATCGCCAGTAGACACGACACCACGAGCGGGCAGGTCGCACTGGCCTGGGTGCACCACCGGCAGCAGGCACACGGCGTGCCTGTCATCCCGATCCCCGGGACCACCAGCGTCCGCCACCTACGTTCCAACGTCGCCGCGGCCGACCTAAGCCTGTCCCACGACGACCTGCGCCGGCTCGATGCCCTCCGAGCTGCATCGTGA
- a CDS encoding Pycsar system effector family protein, with product MAPVFRHRHAQVPSLDARPDPDTEDAWRALLLIVEWIKHAESKATATLASAGAAGGLLYALINTTGRRGVTLTVIASVCAAATAVAAMAASVALVPRRGNRWEPGNLIFYRSITDRYGTDAAGFTRAYTGLLADRPALLAALTRQIWANSHVATHKYRALNVAVLALVQAFALLAVTAAITLLDR from the coding sequence ATGGCACCTGTGTTCCGCCACCGCCACGCTCAAGTCCCATCACTCGACGCCCGACCTGATCCCGACACTGAGGACGCCTGGCGTGCCCTGCTGCTGATCGTCGAGTGGATCAAGCACGCCGAGAGCAAGGCCACCGCGACACTCGCCTCGGCAGGTGCGGCCGGTGGACTGCTCTACGCCCTGATCAACACGACGGGACGGCGCGGCGTCACGCTCACCGTCATCGCCTCCGTCTGCGCGGCCGCGACCGCCGTCGCTGCCATGGCCGCCTCCGTGGCCCTGGTGCCCCGCCGCGGCAACCGCTGGGAGCCCGGCAATCTGATCTTCTACCGCAGCATCACCGACCGATACGGCACCGACGCCGCCGGATTCACCAGGGCATACACCGGACTGCTCGCCGATCGGCCCGCGTTACTGGCCGCGCTGACCCGGCAGATCTGGGCCAACTCCCACGTCGCCACACACAAGTACCGTGCCCTCAACGTCGCCGTCCTCGCTCTGGTGCAGGCATTCGCGCTGCTCGCCGTCACCGCCGCGATCACTCTGCTCGACAGATGA
- a CDS encoding CHAT domain-containing protein encodes MTADQSDVDVTDEFPAVMELVQRAHRDSDTSTLARAVDRLTALTDLGAAPAARAAELGYALYLLSERTVDPGPLPAAQRAYRVALARGDHARAPLWRTHLGMCLVRESERSHRAEALDEALPLLRSAAADLPGHLAAHANLGLGLMRQMERTGDVTLLPELLAAARTAGDAALRLPSSRAQILSNTSSALMAAWELTGIRDHLDGAVDAGQAACDLVPAGDPAVPGCTSALARALLGRAIFTGDRTSAAEAARRLRRSLRRVKLDDPDRPIYLNQLAIAGRLTFAGTGALAALDEAIRDWGEAVRLLPADHPDRDAYRVNRAGALRNRFEAVMDTDALDEAVRELEEVVAGDPERGVHLAGLANALHRKGVSADDPQSLHRAADLLRTAVALTPVGRPEHRAHGANLGAVLLASARFGPVIDEAVDVLTQATTGVGPDDPELADTLLNLGAARELRDGPGDLEEAAATYTRLADTEVAPALSRAMAAQNLGHLRARAADWPSARNALGRAVELLDLVAWAGLDRDDQERLLTQFPALATTAAACALELDDPDGAVKILEQGRGVLYAQALSRSAGTDEVRASASDLADRLGAAHDLIEASQRNERSAVYDRHRAVRERDAILAEIHRTPGLERFLRPPRIGDLRAGLGPGTVAIINVAAHRCDALLVNGTSTHHVPLPDLTNEDITRHAAASIRPTDAGLTETLGWLWDTIAGPVLDRLDRVDPTGHVWWMPTGALSFLPIHAAGHDDTTRSAPHRVVSSYAPTLRSLTAVGTHRVPQWAAVVAPDDPHGPGLPASLREADEVHRRLGAAAELVSGQQATTARVRDMFADADWVHFAGHATADAARPSDSYLTLHDGPLRVRELLRQPAGVRTARTLAYLSACSTVQGGARLPDENIHIASALQLAGFAHVIATYWPVPDPVAGRAARLIYDGLHTGRPAHAVNAATLALRDRYRGRPSCWAAYVHVGPDAEVTFPPTG; translated from the coding sequence ATGACCGCCGATCAGTCCGATGTCGATGTAACAGACGAGTTCCCGGCGGTCATGGAGCTGGTTCAGCGGGCACACCGCGACAGCGATACCTCGACACTTGCCCGCGCCGTGGACCGGCTGACGGCGCTGACCGACCTCGGCGCGGCGCCGGCCGCCCGGGCCGCAGAGCTCGGCTATGCCCTCTACCTGCTCTCCGAAAGGACCGTCGACCCGGGGCCGCTGCCTGCCGCCCAGCGGGCGTATCGCGTAGCCCTGGCCCGGGGGGACCATGCGCGGGCACCACTCTGGCGCACCCATCTCGGCATGTGCCTCGTACGAGAGAGTGAGCGGAGCCACCGGGCCGAGGCTCTCGACGAGGCGTTGCCGCTCCTGCGCTCCGCCGCCGCCGACCTGCCCGGCCACCTCGCCGCCCACGCCAACCTTGGGCTCGGTCTGATGCGCCAGATGGAACGTACCGGCGACGTCACACTGCTCCCCGAACTGCTAGCCGCCGCGCGCACCGCCGGCGACGCTGCTCTGCGCCTGCCATCGTCGCGGGCCCAGATCCTGAGCAACACCAGTAGCGCCCTGATGGCGGCCTGGGAGCTCACCGGGATCCGGGACCACCTCGACGGAGCCGTCGACGCGGGCCAGGCCGCCTGCGATCTCGTACCGGCGGGCGACCCCGCCGTGCCCGGCTGCACGTCGGCGCTGGCACGCGCGCTCCTCGGCCGGGCCATCTTCACGGGTGACCGGACCTCGGCGGCGGAGGCAGCCCGCCGTCTACGCCGCAGCCTGCGCAGGGTGAAACTCGACGACCCCGACCGGCCTATCTACCTCAACCAGCTCGCCATCGCCGGCCGGCTCACGTTCGCCGGCACCGGTGCCCTCGCCGCCCTTGACGAGGCGATCCGCGACTGGGGCGAAGCCGTCCGACTGCTCCCGGCCGATCATCCCGACCGGGACGCGTACCGGGTGAACCGCGCCGGCGCGCTCCGGAACCGGTTCGAGGCGGTCATGGACACCGACGCGCTCGACGAGGCGGTGCGGGAGCTGGAGGAGGTGGTCGCCGGCGATCCGGAACGCGGCGTCCACCTCGCCGGACTGGCCAACGCGCTGCACCGCAAAGGCGTCAGCGCCGACGACCCGCAGTCGCTGCACCGTGCGGCGGACCTGCTCCGGACCGCCGTCGCGCTAACCCCGGTCGGGCGGCCGGAACACCGGGCACACGGGGCCAACCTCGGCGCGGTGCTGCTGGCCAGTGCCCGATTCGGACCCGTCATCGACGAGGCCGTCGACGTGCTCACCCAGGCGACTACCGGCGTAGGCCCCGACGATCCAGAACTCGCCGACACGCTGCTCAACCTCGGTGCCGCCAGAGAGCTGCGGGACGGCCCCGGCGACCTGGAGGAGGCCGCTGCGACGTACACCCGACTCGCCGACACCGAGGTGGCGCCCGCTCTGTCCCGCGCGATGGCCGCCCAGAACCTTGGCCACCTGCGGGCGCGTGCCGCGGACTGGCCCAGTGCCCGCAACGCGCTGGGCCGGGCCGTTGAGCTGCTCGACCTCGTCGCCTGGGCCGGCCTCGACCGTGACGACCAGGAACGCCTGCTGACCCAGTTCCCTGCGCTGGCCACCACCGCGGCCGCCTGCGCACTCGAACTCGACGACCCGGACGGCGCCGTCAAAATCCTGGAACAGGGCAGGGGAGTGCTCTATGCCCAGGCACTGAGCAGATCGGCCGGCACCGACGAGGTGCGCGCCAGCGCATCCGATCTCGCGGACCGCCTCGGCGCGGCCCACGACCTGATCGAGGCGTCGCAGCGCAACGAGCGATCCGCCGTCTACGACCGGCACCGCGCGGTGCGGGAACGTGACGCAATCCTCGCGGAGATCCACCGTACCCCCGGTCTGGAACGCTTCCTTCGTCCGCCGCGCATCGGGGACCTGCGGGCCGGGCTCGGCCCCGGCACGGTCGCGATCATCAACGTGGCTGCTCACCGCTGCGACGCGCTCCTGGTGAACGGCACCTCGACCCACCACGTTCCGCTCCCCGACCTCACGAACGAAGACATCACTCGGCATGCGGCGGCGTCGATCCGGCCCACCGACGCCGGCCTGACGGAGACGCTCGGTTGGCTCTGGGACACGATCGCCGGTCCCGTCCTCGACCGCCTCGACCGGGTTGACCCCACCGGCCACGTATGGTGGATGCCGACCGGCGCGCTCTCCTTCCTGCCAATCCATGCTGCCGGTCACGATGACACGACCCGTTCCGCGCCCCATCGCGTCGTGAGCTCGTATGCACCCACGCTGCGCAGCCTGACGGCCGTCGGCACGCACCGGGTGCCGCAGTGGGCTGCAGTGGTGGCACCGGACGACCCGCACGGTCCGGGACTGCCCGCCTCGCTCCGTGAGGCGGACGAGGTACATCGCCGCCTCGGTGCGGCCGCCGAGCTGGTGTCGGGACAGCAGGCCACCACGGCGCGGGTACGGGACATGTTCGCCGATGCCGACTGGGTGCACTTCGCCGGCCACGCAACGGCGGACGCGGCCCGGCCATCGGACAGCTACCTCACGCTGCACGATGGCCCGCTGCGGGTTCGCGAACTCCTCCGCCAACCGGCCGGGGTGAGGACGGCACGCACCCTGGCCTACCTGTCTGCCTGCTCGACCGTCCAGGGCGGTGCGCGCCTGCCGGACGAGAACATTCACATCGCGTCGGCGCTGCAACTGGCCGGATTCGCCCACGTCATCGCCACGTACTGGCCGGTCCCCGACCCGGTTGCGGGCCGCGCCGCACGGCTGATCTACGACGGATTGCACACTGGACGGCCGGCCCACGCCGTGAACGCAGCCACCCTGGCCCTCCGGGATCGATATCGGGGACGGCCGTCCTGCTGGGCGGCGTACGTGCACGTCGGACCGGACGCCGAGGTCACTTTCCCCCCCACCGGATGA
- a CDS encoding CATRA system-associated protein, giving the protein MDGRWDMETLEDALDVLSDLPQWRLPAPHWERIGPILDQMGQAFAAGDDEELRDATTQLELYGPVRANRIGTKDVDGPDPSVTERQNRLVDEIGKAVPTRSASRSRDQDGGRDDRPAG; this is encoded by the coding sequence GTGGACGGACGCTGGGATATGGAAACGCTAGAAGACGCACTCGATGTGCTCAGTGACCTCCCGCAGTGGCGGTTGCCCGCGCCACACTGGGAGCGGATCGGGCCGATCCTCGACCAGATGGGGCAGGCGTTCGCGGCCGGCGACGACGAGGAGCTGCGCGACGCCACTACCCAGCTCGAGCTGTACGGGCCGGTCCGCGCCAACCGAATCGGTACCAAGGACGTCGACGGGCCCGATCCGTCGGTCACAGAACGTCAGAACCGTCTAGTGGACGAGATCGGAAAGGCCGTGCCGACGCGTTCGGCGAGCCGCAGCAGAGATCAGGACGGCGGCCGTGATGACCGACCGGCCGGCTGA
- a CDS encoding tetratricopeptide repeat protein, producing MQTPPELIALCPEAGSPRQAAALVSQLDGVPLLCRLAGAYLARAQEGRAEEPMLGTFTGYRTEVLLRAGAGLRRDAVIGLALERLDDDGLGQAHTLLRLFGVLPDAPVPYQLLLDPVLLADSELFAGLTGPHLEALIDGLVGLALVERTVAGTLSVDPEIREFANHDGKDSGQRPAHVALLAKLIIRSPRSEVAAAAAHVFRIVAEESGDPREVDVLADACLLVGDALASDGRFGEARVLGEAVVAGTRRLLGPTHHRTLLGTTFLASWTGEAGDPAAAHELLCEVAAAYGPIPDPDGLVAFANRAYWAAKSGDVVAARDAYAELVPLRTLMTRPDDPELLVDRTELARWTGVAGDAVAARDAFAELMPLLTRLLGPDDPELLNLRAELARWTGLAGDAATARDAFAELVRLRTRLAVPDDVDLLFYRGELAHWTGTAGDATAAQAMFIGLLPDFVRAFDTDAEDVVALREAIIRWGGK from the coding sequence GTGCAGACCCCGCCTGAGTTGATCGCGTTGTGCCCGGAGGCCGGGTCGCCGCGGCAGGCCGCTGCGCTGGTGTCGCAGCTCGATGGTGTGCCGCTGCTGTGCCGGCTGGCCGGTGCCTATCTGGCGAGGGCGCAGGAGGGCCGTGCTGAGGAGCCGATGCTCGGCACCTTCACCGGGTATCGGACCGAGGTGCTGCTGCGGGCGGGTGCAGGGCTGCGGCGGGACGCCGTGATCGGACTGGCATTGGAACGGCTGGACGACGACGGGCTGGGGCAGGCGCACACGCTCCTGCGGCTGTTCGGCGTCCTGCCGGATGCACCAGTGCCGTACCAGCTGTTGCTGGACCCGGTACTGCTGGCCGATTCGGAGCTGTTCGCGGGCCTGACCGGGCCGCATCTGGAGGCGTTGATCGACGGGCTGGTCGGGCTGGCGTTGGTCGAGAGAACCGTGGCGGGGACGCTTTCGGTAGATCCGGAGATTCGCGAATTCGCCAACCACGACGGTAAAGACTCGGGTCAGCGGCCGGCGCACGTCGCGCTGCTGGCGAAACTGATCATCCGCTCGCCGCGTAGCGAGGTGGCAGCCGCGGCTGCTCACGTCTTCCGGATCGTGGCCGAGGAGAGCGGCGATCCACGCGAGGTCGACGTGTTGGCCGACGCGTGCCTGCTCGTCGGTGACGCGCTGGCCTCGGATGGGCGATTCGGCGAGGCGCGAGTGCTGGGTGAGGCCGTAGTCGCGGGCACGCGGCGACTGCTCGGGCCGACCCATCACCGCACGCTGCTCGGCACCACCTTCCTCGCCAGCTGGACCGGCGAGGCGGGGGACCCGGCCGCCGCTCACGAGCTGCTCTGCGAAGTCGCTGCCGCCTACGGGCCGATACCCGACCCGGACGGCCTCGTCGCATTCGCCAACCGAGCGTACTGGGCAGCCAAGTCCGGTGACGTCGTCGCAGCCCGCGACGCGTACGCGGAACTGGTGCCGCTGCGGACGCTGATGACCCGACCGGATGACCCAGAGCTGCTCGTCGACCGCACGGAACTGGCCCGGTGGACCGGCGTGGCTGGAGATGCCGTCGCGGCCCGGGACGCGTTCGCGGAATTGATGCCCCTGTTGACCCGGTTGCTCGGCCCGGACGACCCGGAACTCCTGAACCTGCGCGCGGAGCTCGCGCGCTGGACCGGCCTGGCCGGGGATGCCGCCACCGCCCGCGACGCCTTCGCGGAGCTGGTCAGGCTCAGGACGCGGCTGGCCGTCCCCGACGATGTGGACCTGCTGTTCTATCGCGGCGAACTCGCGCACTGGACCGGCACGGCCGGGGACGCGACAGCCGCGCAGGCCATGTTCATCGGGCTGCTCCCCGATTTCGTGCGGGCGTTCGACACGGACGCCGAGGATGTTGTGGCGCTCCGGGAGGCGATCATCCGGTGGGGGGGAAAGTGA
- a CDS encoding NlpC/P60 family protein, which translates to MMAAWAEGNLRIPRVTADQVRSGVAVSSLAAMRPGDLIFIPGSDGTMSRPSYVGMYTGVDRNGRQYLVQAAKTGDVVKVVAVSNWSRQVAAIRRPTP; encoded by the coding sequence ATGATGGCTGCCTGGGCCGAAGGCAACTTGCGAATCCCTCGGGTCACGGCCGACCAGGTGCGCAGCGGCGTTGCCGTCTCGTCCCTGGCCGCGATGCGACCGGGGGACCTGATCTTCATCCCCGGCTCGGACGGCACGATGAGCCGACCTAGCTACGTCGGCATGTACACCGGTGTTGATCGGAACGGGCGGCAGTACCTCGTTCAGGCAGCCAAGACTGGTGACGTCGTAAAGGTCGTCGCGGTCAGCAACTGGAGCCGCCAAGTTGCTGCTATCCGTAGGCCGACGCCGTGA
- a CDS encoding CATRA conflict system CASPASE/TPR repeat-associated protein has protein sequence MTDRPAEQEFVAHLFAPVDGLHADTARRQLAGIWRQCRSELQMTEPIRGVPATDLPARWPGVGSFDVIAAQQDLGSDRQAILRRSHDVLNLSVVFASPIGDGRERLGPAVPFGWADFAQWWRQLTVNGTTAMLGVTLIFQGKTSTPDADPVPLADEVRAALPADAGDAPGWWRSARRTDDGFVVWETSPAGDGADRRLVVLAGSDQDRVLSDFTWSDGSVTIPPLGRYLMHAAKLRYESRVRGDGSRLRALHATVSDRLDLRPPPTDALADDELTLAGTLADLRDLLHTAQIAVVNMQEALSPALVGDRVAEAVVRRVPDDIAYLENLTERLRTVRRVQAERESRQTGPHRSVLVAPPPPPAPAVADRLDVRMCFAVDIVSFSSRSGPAKQQAQTRLVEIMRCTLGRLNLDLNGLPRQGLGDDQKVILPATEQLHHALPRLLDGLCQELMADNETYRDHIRLRASAAVGTFGPGTIGFSGEVAIESDRLLNSPQLRQAALENPDADVVALISDILHRFVIKPEWARLPPGALAQCQVGLKEYTERAWLWIPRNVT, from the coding sequence ATGACCGACCGGCCGGCTGAGCAGGAGTTCGTCGCCCACCTCTTCGCACCAGTGGACGGCCTGCACGCTGACACCGCCCGCCGGCAGCTCGCCGGGATCTGGCGACAGTGCCGCAGCGAGCTCCAGATGACCGAGCCGATCCGAGGCGTACCGGCCACCGATCTTCCCGCGCGGTGGCCCGGCGTCGGTTCCTTCGACGTCATCGCCGCCCAGCAGGATCTCGGATCCGACCGCCAGGCCATCCTGCGGCGCAGCCACGACGTCCTCAACCTGTCGGTGGTCTTCGCGTCGCCGATCGGCGACGGCCGGGAGCGGCTCGGTCCGGCGGTCCCGTTCGGGTGGGCCGACTTCGCCCAATGGTGGCGGCAGCTCACTGTGAACGGGACCACGGCGATGCTCGGCGTCACGCTGATCTTCCAGGGCAAGACTTCCACACCGGACGCCGACCCGGTGCCCCTCGCCGACGAGGTCAGGGCGGCGCTGCCGGCCGATGCCGGCGACGCGCCGGGCTGGTGGCGTTCCGCGCGCCGCACCGATGACGGCTTCGTCGTATGGGAGACGTCGCCGGCCGGGGACGGCGCGGACCGGCGGCTAGTCGTGCTGGCCGGGTCGGACCAGGACCGGGTGCTCAGCGACTTCACCTGGTCCGACGGCAGTGTCACGATTCCGCCGCTGGGGCGGTACCTGATGCACGCCGCGAAACTGCGCTACGAATCCCGGGTCCGTGGTGACGGCTCGCGGCTGCGCGCTCTGCACGCCACCGTCAGCGACCGCCTCGATTTGCGGCCTCCGCCGACGGACGCGCTGGCCGACGACGAATTGACACTGGCCGGCACTCTCGCCGATCTGCGTGACCTTCTGCATACGGCGCAGATCGCGGTCGTCAACATGCAGGAGGCGCTCTCTCCCGCGCTGGTCGGCGACCGGGTCGCCGAGGCGGTCGTGAGACGGGTTCCCGACGACATCGCCTACCTGGAGAACCTTACCGAGCGACTGCGCACCGTCCGCCGTGTGCAGGCCGAGCGCGAGTCGCGGCAGACCGGGCCGCATCGGTCCGTACTCGTGGCGCCACCGCCGCCTCCGGCGCCGGCCGTCGCCGACCGGCTCGACGTGCGGATGTGCTTCGCGGTCGACATCGTCAGCTTCAGCAGCCGCTCCGGCCCGGCCAAGCAACAGGCGCAGACGCGGCTCGTCGAAATCATGCGCTGCACCCTCGGCCGGCTGAACCTGGACCTGAACGGCCTGCCCCGACAGGGTCTCGGTGATGACCAGAAAGTCATCCTCCCGGCAACAGAGCAACTGCACCACGCGTTACCTCGTCTCCTGGACGGGCTGTGCCAGGAACTCATGGCTGACAACGAGACCTACCGGGACCACATCCGCCTGCGCGCATCGGCAGCGGTCGGAACGTTCGGTCCCGGCACGATCGGCTTCTCCGGGGAGGTCGCCATCGAGTCCGACCGGCTGCTCAATAGCCCTCAGTTGCGCCAAGCGGCCCTTGAGAACCCGGACGCCGACGTGGTGGCGTTGATATCGGACATCCTGCACCGCTTCGTCATCAAGCCGGAGTGGGCCCGGCTTCCGCCCGGCGCGCTGGCTCAGTGCCAGGTCGGCCTCAAGGAGTACACGGAACGGGCCTGGCTGTGGATCCCTCGAAACGTGACCTGA